From one Triticum aestivum cultivar Chinese Spring chromosome 4B, IWGSC CS RefSeq v2.1, whole genome shotgun sequence genomic stretch:
- the LOC123095002 gene encoding protein MEI2-like 7: MAATGLNAYARPYSRRSARAHLTPLKPHPSTMLGYHGHAGYPPPSPFAANYSRATFPEHHYPGALPPRPFFREHVAAPRYDRRPRGVMFDPEKMYAQVMHSFNYKHKGRAAAAGKGKGGPVTRPLLPAAPPCGPRGQRARGRRKVYVPDAHAGGRRRRRRRSRGGGRGRCPRRPGPGTAAAARPCAPR, from the exons ATGGCAGCTACAGGGCTGAACGCGTACGCGCGGCCATACAGCCGCCGCTCCGCCCGCGCCCACCTCACTCCGCTAAAGCCCCATCCTTCCACGATGCTGGGGTACCACGGCCACGCCGGCTACCCGCCGCCTTCCCCGTTCGCCGCCAATTACTCCCGCGCCACCTTCCCCGAGCACCACTACCCCGGGGCCCTCCCGCCGCGGCCTTTCTTCCGTGAGCACGTCGCCGCGCCGCGTTACGACCGTCGCCCGCGCGGGGTCATGTTCGATCCTGAGAAGATGTACGCGCAGGTGATGCACAGCTTCAACTACAAGCATAAGGGGCGAGCGGCCGCGGCCGGGAAGGGCAAGGGAGGACCCGTGACTCGCCCTCTGTTGCCGGCGGCACCGCCGTGCGGGCCGCGGGGGCAGCGGGCCAGGGGCAGGAGAAAGGTGTACGTGCCGGACGCGCACGCCGgaggtcgccgtcgccgtcgccgtcgctcaCGAGGCGGAGGGCGTGGCCGGTGCCCCCGCCGGCCTGGGCCTGGTACGGCCGCAGCCGCACGACCGT GTGCGCCTCGATGA